CTAAGGAACCCGTACCGCAAACCGACACAGGTGGGTGGGTAGAATATACCAAGGCGCAAGAGTGAACTCTGGTTAAGGAACTCGGCAAATTAGCCCCGTAACTTCGGAAGAAGGGGTGCCTGCAGAGATGCAGGCCGCAGAGAAATGGCCCAACCGACTGTTTATCAAAAACACAGCACTCTGCAAAGACGCAAGTCGAAGTATAGGGTGTGACACGTGACCAATGCCGAAAGATTAAGGCAAGGTGTTAGCCGCAAGGCGAAGCTCTGAACCCAAGTCCCGGTGAATGTCGGCCGTAACTATAACGGTCCTAAGGTAGCGAAATTCCTTGTCGGGTAAGTTCCGACCTGCACGAATCGTGAAACGAGTTGGGCACTGTCTCAACCAGACGCTCAGTGAAATTGTAGTGGCGGTGAAGATGCCGCCTACCCGCAGAAGGACGGAAAGACCCTATAGACCTTAACTGTAAGCTGTCATTGTTTCTTCGGTCTCAATGCTCAGAGTAAGTGGGAGACGTTGAAGCCGGCCTTTAGGGGCCGGAAGAGTCATCAATGAGACACCACCCTTTGAGACTGGAGAATCTAACGCTGAGCCGTGAAACCGGCCAGGGGACCGTGTCAGCCGGTCAGTTTTACTGGGGCGGTATCCTCCCAAAGAGTAACGGAGGAGCGCGAAGGTTGGTTCAGCGCGGTTGGCAACCGCGTGACGAGTGCATGGGCATAAACCAGCCTAACTGTGAGACCGACAAGTCGATCAGATGCGAAAGCAGGCCCAAGTGATCCGGCGGTAGAAAGTGGAATTGCCGTCGCTCAACGGATAAAAGGTACCTTAGGGATAACAGGCTGATCACGCCCAAGAGTTCATATCGACGGCGTGGTTTGGCACCTCGATGTCGGCTCGTCGCATCCTGGGGCTGGAGAAGGTCCCAAGGGTCCGGCTGTTCGCCGGTTAAAGCGGCACGCGAGCTGGGTTCAGAACGTCGCGAGACAGTTCGGTCCTCTATCCTCTGTGGGCGTTGGAAAATTGAGGGGTTCAGACCTTAGTACGAGAGGACCGGGTCTGACGCACCACTGGTGCACCGGTTGTATTGTCAAATGCACGGCCGGGTAGCTAAGTGCGGAAGGAATAAGCGCTGAAAGCATCTAAGCGCCAAGTCCCTCCCAAGATGAATTTTCCCCATAGGAACGTGGAAGACGACCACGTCGATAGGTCGCAGGTGGAAGCGCAGCAATGTGTTGAGCCGAGCGATACTAAACTCCGAAAGACTTGATTCCTCCCTTTTAGGAAAGGGAGCAATCCTCATGTGAAGGTATTGTGAAGAAGCCTTGCATGGTATGAAAGAGTGGAAAGTAAGACCCATAACAGCAGAAACACCCCGCCACGCGGATGTCAGGCTTCGAGCCCGGCTTCCTCCCCTTTTTCCCTTGCCTCCGCGTCCAAAACAGAAGAAGATCAATCCCCATCATCCCCCCCCCGAGAGACCCCCGGGCAGGCAGAACGGACACCCCCCTCCCCAGAAAACGGGAGCCTCCGCCCTGAAGCCCGGTGATCTTAGCCCAGTGGTCCCACCCGGTCCCGTTCCGAACCCGGCAGTGAAACGCTGGCGCGCCGATGGTAGTGAGAGTATAGCTCTTGTGAGAGTAGGTCGTCGCCGGGATTGATTATGAAGCCCCGCCTTGTCACCATGCAAGGCGGGGCTTCTCTGTTTATACTCGAATCCTCATCCCCGCGAAAGAGGCAGGAAATCTGTGAGATGAAATTCTCTCAAATGCTTGAACATGCGCTCATCCAAAGGTATGATAACGTATCATGAATGATGGATTTCCACGTAAGCTTAGATTCTTGTCTTTGCTGGTTTGTTTTCTCCTGGCGGTGTTTGGAGTGGGTGTATCGTTGCTGTTGCGCGGAGAGGGGGATGCTGCAATTTGTTTGCGCTCGTTTTTCCCGATATCGACTGGGTATGAGGAATGGATTCCCGGAAGTTTGTACGTAGCTCAGTGGACGGAAAGCGGATTGACTGGGCCAGTGAAGGATATTTTGATTCCTCCGTGGTGGATTGTTTTTGCCATGTTGATTGTCATATCCGGTCAAGACCGCTGGAAGTTATGGATGCGTGGCATGTCGTGGTTCTGTTTGGGGGTGTGGGGGCTGCTCCCTATTGTCTATTGCTTTTTTCCGGCTCTTGCTGATTCCGACATGTTGAAAATGTGCCGTTTGATCCTGTTGATTTATCTGGCTAGTGCAGTTCTTTATTATGTGGTGGTGCCTGTTTTGTGGCCTCGCATGTTGAAGAATGCGGAAGGGAGTGTCGGCATTGACGCTGTGAATCCGACAAAGGGGAAGACGGTCAAACAGATTGCCGAGAACGGGATTAATTATAAGCCGCGCAAGTTTTTGTTTGGCAAGGCGGATGAGAAGCTTGTAGCGCATTGGGGGATGGTGGGAAAGGCGATTATTGCTCTGTCTAAGACGCGCCGCCGCCGGGTTGCTGTGTTTGCTGTTATCTTGCTGGCATGGCCTCTTCTGGTTTTTACGCTTTCCGGAGGCTCCCAAGGTATTTACGAACGGGATGTTGAATTGATGTGGGAGACAGTGAGGTTGCCGGATGGAACGGTTGTGGCTTCTGTGCCGGCTGTCGAGGCGGCCAGGAGGGTGTTTGCCGATGATGTGGCGTTACGCGGGTTGACACGTGATGAGGTCAGGAAACTGTTGCGATTCGATTTGATGAATCCTGAGTATAAGTTGAATAGGCCCCGTTATTCCTGGGAAGAGGGAAGGATGTTTCTGCGTATTTCTTCCGGCAGGAATTCGGCATTTCTGCAACTGGGTACGAATGATGAGGGGAAGGTGGTTGTTTCTTGGATGGAATCGTTTGCGGATACTCCGAATTTCCTCAAGGAGGCAGTCAATCCCGAATAAACATTTTGCCTCGTTCCGCCATGGAGCGGAACGAGGCAATCGTTAGTGCTTCTAACCGAGCCGGTCTCGTAAGTCGAGCCGGAATGGCGAGTTTATGGGATGATGTAGGCGAGCCAGACGACAGCCTTTTTCTGGGCGATGACAGCGCTGGCTTCCGTGATAGTGGCGGTAACCCATTGCGCTTTTTCCAATGCGACGGGGGCTAGAGCCGAGGAGGCTCCGGTGAACGATTGTTCCCCGGCTGTTTTTAACGAGATGGCATTGGCATAGGCATTTGCACTTTGTTCATTGCCGATTTTGATGGAGAATGTTGTCCCAAACGATTCATTGCAGATTTTGCAGAGATGAGGGACGATGACGGCTCCTTTGGGCAGGAAGGCAAGCTGGATGGTATCGTTGGCTACCATGCCTCCATTGCTTTCGATGGTGGAGCGAGCGAATGCAATCCTGCCTCCCAGGACATTGCCTGGGGTGAAGTTGGCAGATTGACCTGTCAGGGTAGCCTGGAGTAGTTCCGCAGTGTCTGAGTAATATGTAGTCATATTGTCCGATTAAGTTATTTGGTTTCTTTGCACATGATTTTGACGAAGCCTTCTTCTTGGAGGCGTGTGGCGCCACAGCTGAATTTGGCACGTACCTGCAGGGCTTCGTCCATGTCGTCGCGCACGGAGAGTTTGACTTTAAAGTCATCCCAGAAGCCGAATTGCGCTTTGCTCTTGACCCATGCGAGACAGGTTCTGACGCTGCCGGAGGTGATGGGAAGGCGTTGGGTACGGACGAATTTGAACCCCATGAAGGTGTCTATTTTTCCTTCGACGAGGGCTTTGATGTTGTTGAAGTCGTAGCTGCTGACTTCCGTTTCCCGGAGCAGGCTCATGATTTGCGAGCTGGTGGCGGCAAGGACGAGTTGGTCCCCGAAATGGGAGGAGTCTTGATGCCAGGCTTCGTTTTCTTCAAGGAGCTGCAAAGTGGCTCGCAACTTGGCGACGGTGAGATTGTCGTCCTTGGCGGAGCCGGATTCGACATAGTTGACGGCGATGGTCTGGGCGTTGCCGAGTTCGACTGCCTGGAGACCGTCTTCTCCAACATAGTTGGTGCCGAGGAATCCGGTGATCATGACGTCGTCCATGCGACGACCTGCAGCGGCCCTGAGTCCCTCAATAGTTTTGGAGACGGGGACATCCATGTTTCCGAGCTGTTTGGCGTCGAATTCATCATAGCCAATGGCCTTGGTGAAGACGCGCGGCCTCATGGAACGGCGCAGAGTGGGGGCTTCGTCCAGAATGGTTTTGCCGACCCGGGTGGTTTTTTCCTCGAAATCAAGGACGCCGAATTGGTCGAAGAAGACGACCTTTCCGCTGAGGTCCCTGGCAACGGAGACGTAATCTTCCAGCCGGGAAGTTTGCTGCTGGAGGAGGGTCCCCCATTTGTTGGTGTATTTAATCTGATAGTTTTCGTTGATTGTTGTAGCCATAATTGAAATGGTGTTGTAGATGATTGCTGCGGCTGTTGGATTGAACCTGGTTTCTGCCCGGGATTGGGTAGCGAGCAGGTGGTCCTGTCGCTCCATGGGATGCGGGATCCGGTGTTGCCGGATTTGTCCGTGTCACGGTTGCTGTGCCATTATGGAGTGAACTGTATTTCTCGCATCCATTCCGATACGTGATGGTGGACGGGACAGGGAAATGATCTTTTCTTTGGAGAGAATTGCATGTAGATTGCGGAGTCATGAACGAGCCTCTCTCTCCGGACGATCCGTCGATTACACTGCCAGACTTGGAACCGTCCCCGGTTCCCAAGCGGTTGGAACAAGTGAATACGCCTCTTCCGAACAGGGAAAAGATGCGTGCTACACGTAGAAGGCGTGCCGGATGTGTGATTGTGGTGCTTGCTGCATTCATGTGCCTGGCATGTCTGTTCTGTGGTGCGTTCGGTTATGCCTATTTCCAGGAATTGGGGTGGCTGCCGCGTACGTTGCAACAGGAAGAGCCTTCTTCGGTGAGGCTGAATGTGCAGAAGGAAAAGATTTGCGAAGCTGTTAGAATCGATGATGGCAAGAGTTTTCAAGGAATTACGGTGACTTGTTCCCGGAAGGGGGGTGATGGCTCTGAAGCTCAGTCTGCGACGTTGCAGGTGAGTGGAGCTTATGTCGCGTCGTATGGGATTGTGGCTTCTTCGATACGGATTTGGGAGTATTATCCGATGACATCGGAACTTCAGGTGTCGGTACCTAAGCTGAAGGTTGCCGGGTTGCTGGTATTGCCTGGACGGATTACGGATGCAGAGGGCCGCGAGGTTGATAATTTATTGCCAGAGGAACGGGCTGCTATTGCTAGAGAAGCCAGAAACCAGCTCTACCAAAAAGTCGTTGCCGACATGGAGACTGATACGACGATACGCAAGAGATGTACGGATTGTTTCCGGATGCTTTTATCGGCGTTTGGCATTAATCCTGTCCTTGTGGAAGAAGGAATGGGAGTTTCCTGAAATTGGGAGAGAAACTCATGGATTTGTGCTTTCCAAGGAAGATGAATTCTTCTAGAATTCACCTATGGCTTTTGGAAATCAGAGAACAGTCGCCAGCCCGGCAACGCTTGAAGGAACATCTCTCCATACCGGGCAGGCCGTCACCTTGACATTGAAACCTGCACCGATTGATTACGGCATTAAATTCCGCCGGGTTGATCTGCCCGATCAGCCTTTTATTTCGGCTGATGTGGAGAAGGTGCAGACTGTTGAACGAGCAACGTCTCTGGCCGAGGGGTCGGTCAAAGTCCATACGGTAGAGCATATTCTTTCTGCTTTGACTGGGATGGGGATTGATAATGTGGTGATTGAGATGAATGCCAATGAACCTCCCATTGCGGACGGTTCTTCCAAACCTTATGTGGAGCTGATCAAGAGTGCCGGAATCGTGGAACAGGATGCTCCCGTCCGTGTATGGGAAGTCCGTGAACCGGTGACGGTGGAAACGAAGAGCGGTTCTATCCTGACGATTCTTCCTTCCAAAACTTACAGGCTTTCCGTGACGTGTGTTGGACCGGAAGGCCGCATTACTCAGTATTTCGATTCGGTTATTACGCCGGAGACATACGAAAAGGAACTGGCTCCCGCCCGTACCTTTACGTTTTACGAAGATATTAAGCCTCTTTTGGAAAAGGGACTGATCAAGGGTGGGAGTCTGGAGAATGCCGTCGTTATCCGCGGAGAGGAACTCCTCAGCAAGGAGCCGATGCGTTTTAACAATGAGTTTGCCCGGCACAAGGCCATGGATCTGATCGGAGATTTGACTTTGGCCGGTAAGAGGATTCTCGGTCATGTGATTGCTGTCAAGCCGGGGCATGGTCCGAATACGGAACTGGCCTCCCGATTGAAGAAAGAATATACGAGGATGCAGCAGATGAAGCCTCAGAGTACGGATATTCCCTATGGAGATGCCGTACTTGAGACGAAGGAAGTGATGAAGCTGCTTCCCCATCGCTATCCGTTCCTGATGATTGACCGCATTATCGGTTTTGAAGGCGAAACGAAGTGCCGCGGCATGAAGAATGTGACGATCAACGAACCGTTTTTCCAAGGACATTTTCCGGGGCATCCCGTGATGCCTGGAGTGCTTCAGGTGGA
This is a stretch of genomic DNA from Akkermansia sp. N21116. It encodes these proteins:
- a CDS encoding bifunctional UDP-3-O-[3-hydroxymyristoyl] N-acetylglucosamine deacetylase/3-hydroxyacyl-ACP dehydratase; translated protein: MAFGNQRTVASPATLEGTSLHTGQAVTLTLKPAPIDYGIKFRRVDLPDQPFISADVEKVQTVERATSLAEGSVKVHTVEHILSALTGMGIDNVVIEMNANEPPIADGSSKPYVELIKSAGIVEQDAPVRVWEVREPVTVETKSGSILTILPSKTYRLSVTCVGPEGRITQYFDSVITPETYEKELAPARTFTFYEDIKPLLEKGLIKGGSLENAVVIRGEELLSKEPMRFNNEFARHKAMDLIGDLTLAGKRILGHVIAVKPGHGPNTELASRLKKEYTRMQQMKPQSTDIPYGDAVLETKEVMKLLPHRYPFLMIDRIIGFEGETKCRGMKNVTINEPFFQGHFPGHPVMPGVLQVEAMAQLASILMLRMPGNVGKIGYFMSADKVKFRRPVFPGDSLIIEAEMVKMRGNIGQAIGQCLVNGQVVSEAELKFGLLDG
- a CDS encoding phage capsid protein, whose protein sequence is MERQDHLLATQSRAETRFNPTAAAIIYNTISIMATTINENYQIKYTNKWGTLLQQQTSRLEDYVSVARDLSGKVVFFDQFGVLDFEEKTTRVGKTILDEAPTLRRSMRPRVFTKAIGYDEFDAKQLGNMDVPVSKTIEGLRAAAGRRMDDVMITGFLGTNYVGEDGLQAVELGNAQTIAVNYVESGSAKDDNLTVAKLRATLQLLEENEAWHQDSSHFGDQLVLAATSSQIMSLLRETEVSSYDFNNIKALVEGKIDTFMGFKFVRTQRLPITSGSVRTCLAWVKSKAQFGFWDDFKVKLSVRDDMDEALQVRAKFSCGATRLQEEGFVKIMCKETK